Proteins from one Acidobacteriota bacterium genomic window:
- the hflX gene encoding GTPase HflX gives MEPHARTTARHPRLEAAPIEVFGDTHGLKAGQTRQLERLFRRRVPSDRLITQELARHLTAISHEIRRQVGVLLDRRGLVQHVMVGDAHSIALPDWGRLRAGRGRLRGLRCLHTHLGNEGLTRDDRTDLLLLRLDAMVTVGMDDDGLPALAHIAALAPAGDRTPDDRDAGIECLDPQPPARIAFDFQDWIREREAVLARRTDTQRIGDREHAVLVSVTAGRSARDLEVHIAELRELAHSAGVDIVDVVTQNRRRVDPKTVLGSGKLEELVIRAFQNDIDLVIVDQDLTATQARNLGERMELRVIDRTQLILDIFAQHATTRDGKLQVELAQLKYLLPRLAQRAEVSLSRLAGGIGGRGPGETQLEVDRRRTRDRVTRLERELKKLAAQRENRRQRRGRRAVPVLSIVGYTNAGKSTLLRALTRTEVHVADQMFATLDPTSRRLRFPREREVIVTDTVGFIRDLPADLVTAFRATLEELADASLLLHVVDAATPDCERRIEAVRRVLHDIGIEAPELLVFNQIDRMADGEGDATARRHGGVAVSALRRTGLRELLARAEGMLWTDGEGVPNHWR, from the coding sequence ATCGAACCACACGCGCGAACGACCGCCCGACACCCGCGACTGGAGGCAGCTCCCATAGAGGTCTTCGGTGACACGCACGGCCTCAAGGCCGGTCAGACGCGCCAGCTCGAGCGCCTCTTTCGGCGCCGGGTCCCGTCCGATCGGCTGATAACCCAGGAGCTCGCCCGGCACCTGACCGCAATCAGCCACGAGATTCGCCGCCAGGTCGGCGTGCTGCTCGATCGCCGCGGGCTCGTGCAGCACGTGATGGTGGGCGACGCCCACTCGATCGCCCTGCCCGACTGGGGCCGCCTGCGGGCCGGCCGCGGGCGTCTGCGCGGCCTGCGCTGCCTCCACACCCATCTGGGGAACGAGGGGCTCACGCGCGACGACCGGACGGACCTCCTGCTGCTGCGCCTCGACGCGATGGTCACGGTGGGCATGGACGACGACGGCCTGCCCGCGCTTGCCCATATCGCGGCGCTCGCGCCCGCCGGCGACCGTACCCCCGACGACCGCGACGCCGGCATCGAATGCCTCGACCCGCAGCCCCCGGCGCGGATCGCCTTCGACTTTCAGGACTGGATCCGCGAGCGCGAGGCGGTGCTCGCGCGCCGCACCGACACGCAGCGCATCGGCGACCGCGAGCACGCGGTCCTGGTCTCCGTGACCGCCGGCCGCAGCGCGCGGGATCTCGAGGTCCACATCGCCGAGCTGCGCGAGCTGGCCCACTCGGCGGGAGTCGACATCGTCGACGTCGTGACGCAGAACCGACGCCGGGTCGACCCCAAGACCGTGCTCGGCTCCGGCAAGCTGGAGGAGCTGGTCATCCGCGCCTTCCAGAACGACATCGACCTGGTAATCGTCGACCAGGATCTGACGGCGACGCAGGCGCGCAACCTGGGCGAGCGCATGGAGCTGCGGGTGATAGACCGCACGCAGCTCATCCTCGACATCTTCGCGCAGCACGCGACCACGCGCGACGGCAAGCTGCAGGTGGAGCTGGCGCAGCTCAAGTACCTGCTGCCGCGGCTCGCGCAGCGCGCCGAGGTCTCGCTGTCGCGGCTCGCCGGCGGCATCGGCGGACGGGGACCGGGCGAGACGCAGCTCGAGGTCGACCGCCGGCGCACCCGGGATCGGGTCACGCGGCTCGAACGCGAGTTGAAGAAACTGGCCGCGCAACGCGAGAACCGGCGGCAGCGACGGGGGCGCCGGGCGGTGCCGGTGCTGTCCATCGTCGGCTATACGAACGCGGGCAAGAGTACGCTGCTGCGCGCGCTGACGCGCACCGAGGTGCACGTCGCCGACCAGATGTTCGCGACCCTCGACCCCACCTCGCGGCGCCTGCGGTTCCCGCGCGAGCGCGAGGTCATCGTCACCGACACCGTGGGGTTCATCCGCGACCTGCCCGCGGACCTCGTCACCGCCTTTCGCGCCACCCTCGAGGAGCTTGCCGACGCGTCGCTGCTCCTCCACGTGGTCGACGCCGCGACGCCCGACTGCGAGCGCCGCATCGAGGCCGTCCGACGCGTGCTGCACGACATCGGCATCGAGGCGCCGGAGCTCCTGGTCTTCAACCAGATCGACAGAATGGCGGACGGCGAGGGCGACGCGACGGCGCGCCGGCACGGCGGCGTCGCGGTGTCCGCGCTCCGCCGCACCGGCCTGCGCGAGCTGCTGGCGCGGGCCGAAGGGATGCTCTGGACAGACGGCGAGGGCGTTCCGAATCACTGGCGCTGA
- a CDS encoding helix-turn-helix transcriptional regulator → MAVKRTGPDAGLGEFIRRQRELGHLSVRQLADACGISNAYLSQIERGFRNPSSFVLKALADGLELSAETLYAQAGILDPAQGEANDVVEAVRRDPYLSARQREMLVEMYESFRKVNDSH, encoded by the coding sequence ATGGCTGTCAAGCGGACCGGTCCCGACGCCGGTCTCGGGGAGTTCATCCGGCGCCAGCGCGAGCTGGGACACCTGTCGGTCCGCCAGCTCGCCGACGCATGCGGCATCTCCAACGCCTATCTCAGCCAGATCGAGCGCGGCTTCCGGAACCCCAGCAGCTTCGTCCTCAAGGCGCTCGCCGACGGTCTCGAGCTGTCCGCCGAGACGCTGTACGCCCAGGCCGGCATCCTCGATCCGGCGCAGGGCGAGGCGAACGACGTCGTCGAGGCGGTGCGCCGCGATCCCTACCTGTCGGCCCGCCAGCGCGAGATGCTCGTCGAGATGTACGAGTCGTTCCGCAAGGTGAACGATTCCCACTGA
- a CDS encoding alpha/beta fold hydrolase: MAEQSTPGDRTARSGWETEIERTIRRVRNIGELVAESNEPVVAQSPRQEVYRKHKARLYRYDGPVRYGTPVLFVPNLGISRPTVFDLLPRASFIEYMVEQGFPFYLLDWGVFGPEDDHLTFADCATRILPRMGRKLLAHAEADSCSVVGYCMGAPLAVSFLGTHPDFPVRNLVNLAGPIDFANAGLFGRWLDARYFDVDKLVDTLGQMPAEMVQLGFKLLRPTMDVSTGLNLWWNAWNDRYLESYKALRKWSSEYVPFPGEFFRQWVRDFYQENRLARGTLRLNGRPVDLNGITCPLLVVGAREDNIAPPAAVQALVDLVGSRDKEYRELPGGHISLIAGRSASRDCWPHVASWLAARSH; encoded by the coding sequence ATGGCGGAGCAGTCCACGCCCGGCGACCGAACCGCCCGGTCGGGCTGGGAGACCGAGATCGAGCGCACCATCCGACGCGTGCGCAACATCGGCGAGCTGGTCGCCGAGTCCAACGAGCCGGTCGTCGCGCAGAGCCCCCGCCAGGAGGTCTACCGCAAGCACAAGGCGCGCCTGTACCGCTACGACGGCCCCGTCCGGTACGGCACCCCGGTTCTGTTCGTGCCCAATCTGGGCATCAGCCGTCCCACCGTCTTCGACCTGCTGCCCCGGGCCAGCTTCATCGAGTACATGGTGGAGCAGGGGTTCCCCTTCTATCTGCTCGACTGGGGCGTCTTCGGTCCCGAGGACGACCATCTGACGTTCGCCGACTGCGCCACGCGCATCCTGCCGCGCATGGGGCGGAAGCTGCTGGCCCACGCGGAGGCCGACTCGTGCTCGGTCGTCGGCTATTGCATGGGCGCACCCCTCGCGGTCAGCTTTCTCGGCACCCATCCGGACTTCCCGGTCAGAAACCTCGTCAACCTGGCCGGCCCCATCGATTTCGCGAACGCCGGCCTGTTCGGCCGCTGGCTCGACGCCCGCTACTTCGACGTCGACAAGCTGGTCGACACCCTCGGACAGATGCCGGCCGAGATGGTGCAGCTCGGCTTCAAGCTGCTCCGCCCCACCATGGACGTGAGCACCGGCCTGAACCTCTGGTGGAATGCCTGGAACGACCGCTATCTGGAGAGCTACAAGGCGCTCCGGAAGTGGAGCTCCGAGTACGTGCCGTTTCCCGGCGAGTTCTTCCGCCAATGGGTCAGGGACTTCTACCAGGAGAATCGTCTGGCGCGGGGCACGCTGCGCCTCAACGGACGGCCCGTCGACCTCAACGGCATCACCTGTCCCCTGCTGGTCGTCGGAGCCCGCGAGGACAACATCGCCCCGCCGGCGGCGGTGCAGGCGCTCGTCGATCTGGTCGGAAGCCGGGACAAGGAGTACAGGGAGCTTCCCGGCGGCCACATCTCCCTCATCGCCGGGCGGAGCGCGTCCCGCGACTGCTGGCCGCACGTGGCGAGCTGGCTCGCGGCGCGATCGCACTAG
- a CDS encoding MaoC family dehydratase, which yields MRAASWLRVGGRRRTEARMRGRPIQEIAVGDAAELTRVATPGDVAQFIDSVGDHNPIHHDHAYAASTRFEKPIVPGMWTASLLSTVLGTQLPGPGCVYVSLQIAFTRPVYFGDRITARVEVVERLPDRNRVRLKAVCANQDRQQVLIGETVLSPSKKPVVYNRRETGSAQVVHWALQPTLWAAQATSAWARLGAAWVSAWRREPSRDRTTRANDRPTPATGGSSHRGLR from the coding sequence ATGCGCGCCGCGTCCTGGCTCCGCGTCGGCGGCCGGCGACGAACGGAGGCGCGGATGCGAGGACGCCCGATACAGGAAATAGCCGTCGGCGATGCCGCGGAGCTGACGCGGGTCGCCACTCCCGGGGACGTGGCCCAGTTCATCGACTCCGTCGGCGACCACAACCCCATCCACCACGACCACGCCTACGCCGCTTCGACCCGGTTCGAGAAACCCATCGTACCCGGCATGTGGACGGCCAGCCTGCTCTCCACCGTGCTCGGCACGCAGCTTCCGGGTCCCGGCTGCGTCTACGTCAGCCTGCAGATCGCATTCACCCGGCCGGTCTACTTCGGCGACCGCATCACCGCGCGGGTGGAGGTGGTCGAGCGGCTGCCGGATCGGAACCGCGTGCGGCTGAAGGCCGTGTGCGCCAACCAGGATCGGCAGCAGGTCCTGATCGGCGAAACCGTACTGTCGCCCTCGAAGAAGCCGGTCGTGTACAACCGGCGGGAGACAGGCTCGGCCCAGGTCGTCCACTGGGCCCTGCAGCCGACCCTGTGGGCGGCACAGGCCACCAGCGCCTGGGCACGGCTGGGCGCCGCCTGGGTGTCGGCATGGCGCCGCGAGCCCAGCCGGGATCGAACCACACGCGCGAACGACCGCCCGACACCCGCGACTGGAGGCAGCTCCCATAGAGGTCTTCGGTGA